The window CCTTTTCCATTTCACTTTCAATATCACGATAGTGATATTTATTCAAAACATCTACAATATATTTAGATTCGGGAGTGTATTTATCCTCAGGGATTTCATAATAGAAATCACTAGTATTGGAGAACATATCAAGGATATCGAATTTTTTCTCAGCATCAGCGGCGGCTTCATAAGCATTAacaaatttggttaaattttgtttgaattctaCAATCATGGGTTCATGACGAGCCAAAAAGTCCTCATCCCTAAGGATTTCACGGCTAACCTTAATGCATTTTTCCGAATAGTCTTGTATTAAAGCGATAAGACTAATACCAATATAACCGGCAAGTTCTTGTTTAGGTGTTAAATCCTTTTCAACCGAAGATTCGGAAGGTTTAGCCAAGGCAGCCTAGAAAAAAACGTCGTGAAAATAgaattaatgtttgtttttgttttaaagtccAATTAAACTTACTTGGGCCAAGAACAGGACCATAAAAATAGCGCAAATTTTGGACATTGTTAAGTTGTTCGAAGATTGCTGAAGTAACTACTGATAAAGAACtt of the Lucilia cuprina isolate Lc7/37 chromosome 2, ASM2204524v1, whole genome shotgun sequence genome contains:
- the LOC111685845 gene encoding uncharacterized protein LOC111685845, whose amino-acid sequence is MSKICAIFMVLFLAQAALAKPSESSVEKDLTPKQELAGYIGISLIALIQDYSEKCIKVSREILRDEDFLARHEPMIVEFKQNLTKFVNAYEAAADAEKKFDILDMFSNTSDFYYEIPEDKYTPESKYIVDVLNKYHYRDIESEMEKEFSPFVEQVMKIFEENKSALDKPTLAWFEKYQHMSDFEEKLNAFSSLLEMLTENE